A stretch of DNA from Deltaproteobacteria bacterium:
GGCCTCGATATCCCGAAGACTTTCTCTGTAGGTCAACTGAGCGAAAGCCATGCATAGATATTGGTCCCGACAGGAGAAACGTTGCACTTTGTAGTGTCCGCGATATCGCTGGACACACCGTCGAAAGGTATGCATGGGCAGGTGATCGATGATCTGGGAGAAAATGATTTTGCCTGTATACATCAGCGGCTCCTCCTTTAAAAGATAAAGGAGGATAGCTGATTCGAGTTTTTCGATTCAAGTCGGTGACAGGCATAAACAAGGCTTTTGTATATTTATAACAATAGGTTACAGCATTTTAACAGGCAAACAACCGGACA
This window harbors:
- a CDS encoding DUF4372 domain-containing protein, which produces MYTGKIIFSQIIDHLPMHTFRRCVQRYRGHYKVQRFSCRDQYLCMAFAQLTYRESLRDIEA